A single window of Rubripirellula lacrimiformis DNA harbors:
- a CDS encoding CobW-like GTP-binding protein gives MPAPIEFIMIGGFLGAGKTTLISKLAKSYQAAGKHVCVVTNDQAAGLVDTEMLKSQGLEVNEVAGSCFCCNFNGLTDAMQEFETRRRPDIILAEPVGSCTDLVATIAVPLMQQLGEEFLHRPYAVVLKPNHGNKILSGVGGGFSEKAEYIFRKQLEEADIVLINRVDELSADKLQQLKDHLATQYPGKQVICISAKTGQNMDALVQALQAQSFPRQQMMDVDYDVYADGEAELGWLNATAVFRSTEGIPADDIAVGLVDHLRSSLRQISAEPGHLKVLARAGDDIAVANLIDSDSPTVLSLSTQTTSPEVAAIINARVRMAPEVLSEHVQAAIQAMAKSYQATTEITQMESFRPGRPVPTYRSTSS, from the coding sequence ATGCCGGCACCCATTGAATTCATCATGATCGGCGGGTTTCTTGGCGCCGGTAAAACGACGCTAATCTCCAAGTTGGCCAAGTCGTACCAAGCGGCCGGCAAACATGTCTGTGTGGTCACCAACGATCAAGCGGCCGGGTTGGTCGACACAGAGATGTTGAAGAGCCAGGGGTTGGAAGTCAACGAAGTTGCCGGATCGTGCTTCTGTTGCAATTTCAACGGGCTGACCGACGCGATGCAAGAGTTCGAAACTCGTCGACGGCCCGACATCATTTTGGCCGAACCAGTCGGCAGTTGCACGGACTTGGTCGCGACCATCGCCGTACCATTGATGCAGCAGTTGGGCGAAGAATTCCTGCACCGGCCCTATGCCGTGGTGCTGAAGCCCAACCATGGCAACAAGATCCTGTCGGGGGTCGGTGGAGGTTTTTCGGAGAAGGCGGAGTACATCTTCCGCAAGCAATTGGAAGAGGCCGATATCGTTCTGATCAATCGAGTCGATGAACTGTCGGCAGATAAACTGCAACAACTTAAAGACCACCTTGCGACCCAGTATCCGGGCAAGCAAGTGATCTGCATCTCGGCCAAGACAGGCCAGAACATGGACGCGTTGGTGCAGGCACTCCAGGCCCAATCGTTTCCACGCCAACAGATGATGGACGTTGACTACGACGTCTATGCCGATGGCGAGGCTGAACTGGGTTGGCTGAATGCGACCGCCGTCTTTCGCAGCACCGAAGGTATCCCGGCCGACGACATTGCGGTCGGCTTGGTCGATCACCTTCGCAGTAGCCTGCGCCAAATCAGCGCCGAACCCGGGCACTTGAAAGTCCTGGCCCGCGCCGGTGACGACATTGCGGTAGCCAATCTGATCGATAGCGATTCACCAACGGTGTTATCGCTATCGACCCAGACGACTTCGCCAGAGGTGGCAGCCATCATCAACGCGCGCGTGCGGATGGCTCCCGAAGTGTTAAGCGAACATGTCCAAGCTGCCATCCAAGCGATGGCAAAGTCCTATCAAGCCACGACGGAAATCACGCAGATGGAAAGTTTTCGTCCTGGCCGTCCGGTGCCGACATACCGCAGCACGTCGTCCTAG
- a CDS encoding 3-keto-disaccharide hydrolase, whose amino-acid sequence MTWRLFSPVLVLCAWTSLGVAQLPNGWRQHDIDRPLPKVITPGDGNLKVTPPSDATVLFDGTDLSQWRSSDGGPSKWVIVDGVMESVAGSGYVFTRQAYGDCQLHIEWASPADVKGNSQGRGNSGVFLMGKYEVQVLDSFENKTYADGSAASIYGQYPPLVNASRGPGQWQSYDIIFRRPRFGASGELVSSPRVTVLHNGVLVQDSTEPFGPTSWLEPGSFDHHSDKLPLSLQDHGNPVRYRNIWIRPLDESPRTPRTTAYETSIVQLTPAELDRLVGKYDGYDVSREDRTLFVRVGGAKLELIATSPLTFNARYTATTLTFNEGDDDAIESVTRTMGGDTHTANRNSESEN is encoded by the coding sequence ATGACGTGGCGCCTGTTCTCCCCGGTTTTGGTCCTCTGTGCCTGGACTTCCCTTGGTGTGGCTCAATTGCCCAACGGATGGCGTCAGCATGACATCGATCGGCCCTTGCCGAAGGTGATCACCCCGGGCGACGGCAATCTGAAGGTGACTCCGCCCAGTGACGCTACCGTCCTGTTTGACGGCACGGACCTGTCGCAGTGGCGCAGCAGTGACGGTGGTCCGTCGAAATGGGTGATCGTAGACGGTGTGATGGAATCGGTCGCAGGCAGCGGTTACGTCTTCACACGCCAAGCGTACGGCGATTGCCAACTTCATATCGAATGGGCATCACCGGCCGATGTCAAAGGAAACAGCCAGGGGCGTGGCAACAGTGGTGTGTTCCTGATGGGCAAGTACGAGGTGCAGGTGCTGGACAGCTTTGAAAACAAGACCTACGCCGATGGCAGTGCCGCATCGATCTATGGCCAGTACCCGCCCTTGGTCAATGCTTCGCGTGGTCCCGGGCAATGGCAAAGTTACGACATCATTTTCCGTCGCCCACGTTTCGGCGCAAGCGGCGAACTGGTTTCGTCGCCTCGGGTCACCGTCCTGCACAACGGTGTTCTGGTTCAAGATTCGACCGAACCGTTTGGCCCAACATCGTGGCTAGAACCGGGATCCTTTGACCATCATTCGGACAAGTTGCCTCTGTCGCTGCAGGATCACGGCAACCCGGTCCGATACCGCAATATCTGGATCCGCCCGTTGGATGAATCGCCGCGAACCCCACGGACAACCGCCTACGAAACATCAATCGTCCAGCTGACGCCGGCCGAACTGGATCGCCTTGTCGGCAAGTACGACGGATACGACGTCAGCCGCGAAGACCGAACGTTGTTTGTCCGAGTCGGTGGAGCGAAGTTGGAATTGATCGCGACCAGCCCACTGACCTTCAATGCCCGGTACACCGCGACGACGTTGACGTTCAACGAAGGCGATGATGACGCGATTGAAAGTGTCACGCGAACGATGGGCGGCGACACGCACACCGCTAATCGCAACAGCGAATCCGAGAACTAG
- the rsmG gene encoding 16S rRNA (guanine(527)-N(7))-methyltransferase RsmG — protein sequence MTATRPTMPIDPDFAAALASHSIEMDEAMAQRLQDYVTVMWRFNEQLNLTRHTTWDLFVGRDLRDCLQLAPLLAEGEEVLDMGSGNGVPGIPLAILRPDIEVSLAESVAKRAKALSEIVAEVGIQVPVYAARGEDLMEDFRFTSVVSRAVGSIAKFCRWIEPHWMMVDRLLLIKGPKWLDERGEARHLGSLANLQMRKVASYPLGDAEESEGVILQIWPKGSTRYQ from the coding sequence ATGACTGCGACCCGACCCACCATGCCGATCGATCCCGATTTTGCCGCCGCGCTCGCTTCCCACTCGATCGAAATGGACGAGGCGATGGCTCAAAGGTTGCAAGACTATGTCACTGTGATGTGGCGATTCAATGAACAATTGAATCTGACCCGCCACACCACGTGGGACCTTTTTGTTGGTCGGGACCTCCGCGACTGCTTGCAGCTCGCACCTCTGTTGGCCGAGGGCGAAGAGGTCTTGGACATGGGCAGCGGAAATGGGGTTCCCGGTATCCCGCTGGCCATCCTGCGGCCTGACATCGAAGTCTCGTTGGCCGAATCGGTTGCCAAGCGAGCCAAGGCGCTCAGCGAGATTGTGGCGGAGGTCGGGATCCAGGTCCCGGTGTACGCGGCCCGGGGCGAAGATCTGATGGAAGATTTTCGGTTCACGTCGGTCGTCTCACGCGCCGTCGGCAGCATCGCGAAGTTCTGTCGCTGGATCGAACCCCACTGGATGATGGTGGACCGCCTGTTGTTGATCAAAGGCCCCAAGTGGCTCGATGAACGGGGCGAAGCCCGCCACTTGGGTTCCTTGGCGAATTTGCAAATGCGAAAAGTCGCCTCCTATCCACTGGGGGATGCCGAAGAATCCGAGGGCGTGATTCTGCAGATTTGGCCAAAGGGCTCGACACGGTACCAATAG
- a CDS encoding LuxR family transcriptional regulator, whose amino-acid sequence MSPLTASSFPAAIDWAKLFALEEGIGLSIIRTDGIFRYCSPGFLRKVGISTSSDLTGINLLDVFEESFAKERIQWLQKVSQTERPARTEHVLHGRAIASTLMPLQEEPFADHVLVLSRSIASNDEDNHPPMPVPSAAAANPEAPLNPDAVNPDASGHTGAAPQTEQPGEIADTAVSPNPIPSESACSTTAASETVDGVSSKGETFRSNLIDLGPLSILGKRELEVLILLGNGYSVPETARFLYRSPRTVERHKAEIGRKIGASTIADIVSVVCRAGLRPEHRNLTRINAVHASYRENGVL is encoded by the coding sequence TTGTCCCCACTAACCGCATCATCGTTCCCGGCAGCAATCGATTGGGCAAAGCTTTTTGCCCTCGAAGAAGGCATCGGACTGAGCATCATTCGCACCGATGGAATCTTCCGATACTGCAGCCCCGGGTTCCTTCGTAAAGTTGGCATCTCGACATCCAGCGATTTGACCGGCATCAACCTGCTGGACGTTTTCGAAGAGTCGTTTGCCAAAGAACGCATCCAATGGCTCCAGAAGGTTTCTCAAACCGAACGGCCAGCGAGGACCGAACATGTGCTGCATGGCAGGGCGATCGCGTCGACCCTGATGCCGCTGCAGGAAGAACCGTTTGCGGATCACGTCTTGGTGCTTTCGCGATCGATCGCATCGAACGACGAAGATAATCATCCGCCCATGCCGGTTCCCAGTGCGGCCGCCGCCAATCCCGAGGCCCCGCTGAATCCCGACGCAGTGAATCCCGACGCTTCGGGCCACACCGGCGCAGCCCCCCAGACGGAACAACCAGGGGAGATCGCGGACACTGCGGTTTCGCCCAATCCGATCCCATCGGAATCGGCGTGTTCAACCACAGCGGCGTCCGAAACGGTCGATGGCGTCTCGTCAAAAGGCGAAACGTTTCGATCGAACCTGATCGATTTAGGCCCACTTAGCATTTTGGGCAAACGAGAACTGGAAGTGCTGATTTTGCTAGGCAACGGGTATTCGGTTCCCGAAACCGCCCGATTTTTGTATCGCAGTCCACGGACGGTTGAACGGCACAAGGCTGAAATCGGACGGAAGATCGGCGCATCGACCATCGCTGACATCGTTTCGGTGGTCTGCCGTGCCGGGTTGCGTCCCGAGCATCGCAATCTGACACGGATCAACGCCGTGCATGCGTCCTATCGCGAAAACGGCGTCCTCTAG
- a CDS encoding HAD family hydrolase has translation MRDADYTREFDGLIFDCDGTLSHSMPLHFVAWRDTMSKYAITFGEDRFYSMGGMPSDKIIEILSGEQGVSVDASVVAQEKEDAFEKLIDQLPTLDDVVDVARRHHGRMPMAVASGGIRTIVNRQLDQMGITDLFAAVVTAEDTQRHKPEPDVFLEAARQLGLDPTKCLVFEDSPLGFQAADAAGMQWIDVRPYHPESGS, from the coding sequence GTGCGCGACGCTGACTACACCCGCGAGTTCGATGGACTGATTTTTGATTGCGACGGCACCCTGAGCCATTCGATGCCGCTCCACTTCGTGGCGTGGCGCGACACCATGTCGAAGTATGCAATCACATTCGGTGAAGATCGTTTCTATTCGATGGGCGGCATGCCCAGCGACAAAATCATCGAGATCTTGTCCGGCGAACAAGGGGTTTCGGTCGATGCATCCGTCGTCGCCCAAGAGAAGGAAGACGCTTTCGAAAAGCTGATTGACCAGTTGCCCACACTGGACGACGTCGTGGACGTGGCGAGACGACACCATGGTCGGATGCCGATGGCCGTTGCCAGCGGAGGCATCCGAACCATCGTGAACCGGCAATTGGACCAGATGGGAATCACGGATCTATTTGCGGCGGTCGTCACTGCCGAAGACACTCAGCGGCACAAACCCGAACCGGACGTGTTCCTGGAAGCCGCCCGGCAACTGGGACTCGATCCGACCAAGTGCTTGGTGTTCGAAGACTCGCCGCTTGGATTTCAGGCTGCTGATGCTGCGGGCATGCAGTGGATCGATGTGCGTCCCTACCATCCCGAATCAGGTAGCTAG
- the mfd gene encoding transcription-repair coupling factor, with the protein MASSAATTAHKLADVPRLLDQAAGISAQLAKLKKPSKRSRNAKAKKATPLAFAGVWGALRGVFAASVAIQRPHILMLLPQAADADIVAGDAIAFGLTEAVSLPLSAADVSASSIRDEDYADRLQVLQKLLQRNEAPENPLLITAFIGGAMQLVPTPQKLQDSTRRINVGDEVEPEEIRRWLAEAGFAATTAVALPGEFATRGGLLDIYSADQPQPIRIEWFGDEIESIRRFDPGSQRSIESLNHVEIAAVGVSGADDDESPDDASAFGSIADYLPDDAIVVVVDPQDTEKSARDLIKRTGDGANLISYDQLMDSLSGHNVISASMLAEPDAKKVVDVHSSTADAFASSLDETLIKIDTVAAEHEVILVGDTPADGERLTELLHDSAATREGRLHLTVAELSGGFRLVAAKVLVLTGAELFHRSPVRRGRSRSRGKPINSLMQLEPGDLVVHLSYGIGLYRGLKHIEKNGQHLEHLTIEFDEGTKIYVPASRIGLIQRYVGGTTRQPRLAKIGGQAWKSQRKAAESAVTDMAEELLEMQAQRTTRQGISFDLDNDWQRQFDASFPYMETPDQLTAIDALKLDMESTRPMDRLICGDVGYGKTEVAMRAAFKAVTSGFQVAILVPTTVLAEQHYHNFRERMAEFPVEIRKLSRFATRSEQRETVKDLRRGKVDIVVGTHRLASKDVDFSNLGLVVVDEEQRFGVAVKEKLKTLHSNVDVLTLSATPIPRTLHMALVGVRDISNLETPPAERRSIETKVVRWDDNLIRTAIVRELNRGGQIFFVHNRIGDMPQLVEKLKSIVPEVRIGIGHGQMAEGQLEQVMVDFIEHKFDMLVATTIVESGLDIPNANTMFIDDGDRYGLSELHQLRGRVGRYKHQAHCYLIVAKHKHLSPESSKRLRAIEEFSQMGAGFAISMRDLEIRGAGNLLGSQQSGHIAAVGYELYCSLLEDAVRTLQKLPPKLSADVDIDLPVEAYLPDDYVPDLRHKIDLYRRIAKINNASEIVTIREELKDRFGEPPEAAKRMLEIAELRMDAAAWQIAAITTNDRFIVLHYTNRQRIEQLEKNTQIPIRIVDNKRAYIPTKAYNMNVDSAGTSWLQLARAALHLG; encoded by the coding sequence ATGGCATCTTCAGCCGCGACGACCGCTCATAAACTCGCCGACGTGCCCCGTCTGTTGGACCAGGCCGCGGGGATCAGCGCGCAATTAGCGAAGCTAAAAAAGCCGAGCAAGCGGTCAAGAAATGCCAAGGCAAAGAAAGCCACTCCATTAGCGTTCGCTGGCGTTTGGGGGGCACTGCGAGGCGTCTTTGCGGCGTCTGTCGCGATCCAGCGTCCCCACATCCTGATGTTGTTGCCACAGGCAGCCGACGCCGACATCGTCGCCGGCGACGCGATCGCGTTTGGGCTGACCGAAGCGGTGTCGCTGCCGTTGTCGGCCGCTGACGTTTCCGCGTCATCGATTCGCGATGAAGACTACGCTGACCGCCTGCAAGTGCTGCAGAAACTGCTGCAGCGGAACGAGGCCCCCGAAAACCCGCTGCTGATCACGGCGTTCATCGGCGGTGCGATGCAGTTGGTGCCGACGCCCCAGAAGCTTCAGGATTCGACGCGCCGAATCAACGTTGGCGACGAAGTCGAGCCCGAGGAAATTCGCCGCTGGTTGGCCGAAGCCGGGTTCGCAGCGACCACGGCGGTGGCGCTGCCGGGCGAATTTGCCACTCGCGGCGGGTTGTTGGATATCTATTCAGCGGACCAACCGCAACCGATTCGAATCGAATGGTTCGGCGACGAAATTGAATCGATCCGCCGATTTGATCCGGGCAGCCAACGCAGTATCGAATCGCTAAATCATGTCGAAATCGCTGCGGTGGGTGTCAGTGGCGCGGATGACGACGAATCGCCCGACGATGCCAGTGCATTCGGTTCGATCGCGGACTATTTGCCCGACGATGCGATCGTCGTCGTGGTCGATCCACAGGACACCGAAAAGTCGGCCCGAGATCTGATCAAACGAACCGGCGACGGTGCGAACTTGATCAGCTATGACCAACTGATGGATTCACTATCCGGTCACAACGTGATTTCCGCGTCGATGTTGGCCGAACCGGATGCCAAGAAAGTCGTCGACGTTCACTCCAGTACCGCTGATGCGTTTGCGTCGTCGCTGGACGAAACGCTGATCAAGATCGATACGGTCGCGGCCGAACATGAAGTCATCCTGGTGGGCGATACGCCGGCCGATGGCGAACGGTTGACCGAACTGCTGCATGACAGCGCAGCGACTCGCGAAGGCCGACTGCACCTGACGGTTGCCGAGCTATCGGGCGGGTTCCGATTGGTGGCCGCCAAAGTGTTGGTGCTGACCGGCGCCGAACTATTCCATCGCAGCCCGGTGCGTCGTGGCCGTTCGCGTTCGCGCGGAAAACCGATCAACAGTCTGATGCAGTTGGAACCAGGTGACCTGGTTGTCCACCTGTCCTATGGCATCGGGCTCTATCGCGGCCTGAAACACATCGAGAAAAACGGCCAGCACCTTGAACACCTAACGATCGAGTTCGACGAAGGCACCAAGATCTATGTGCCGGCATCTCGTATCGGATTGATCCAGCGTTACGTTGGCGGCACCACCCGGCAACCGCGACTTGCCAAGATCGGCGGCCAAGCATGGAAGTCCCAGCGCAAGGCAGCCGAAAGTGCCGTCACCGACATGGCCGAAGAACTGCTGGAAATGCAGGCCCAGCGGACGACCCGGCAAGGGATTTCGTTCGACTTGGACAACGATTGGCAGCGGCAGTTTGACGCTAGTTTCCCCTACATGGAAACACCCGACCAATTGACGGCGATCGATGCGCTGAAGTTGGACATGGAATCGACGCGGCCGATGGATCGGTTGATCTGCGGTGACGTCGGTTACGGCAAGACCGAAGTTGCGATGCGAGCAGCGTTCAAGGCAGTGACCAGCGGTTTCCAAGTTGCGATCTTGGTTCCCACGACGGTGTTGGCCGAACAGCACTATCATAATTTTCGCGAACGGATGGCCGAGTTCCCGGTCGAAATTCGCAAACTATCGCGATTCGCCACTCGATCCGAACAACGCGAAACGGTCAAAGACCTGCGGCGTGGAAAGGTCGATATCGTGGTCGGCACCCACCGTCTGGCCAGCAAAGATGTCGACTTCAGCAATTTGGGCCTGGTCGTCGTTGACGAAGAACAGCGGTTTGGCGTGGCGGTCAAAGAGAAACTAAAAACACTGCACAGCAACGTGGACGTCTTGACCCTGTCGGCGACGCCCATCCCACGGACGTTGCACATGGCCCTTGTCGGCGTGCGGGACATTAGCAACCTGGAAACGCCACCGGCCGAACGCCGATCGATCGAAACCAAAGTGGTCCGCTGGGACGACAACCTGATCCGAACGGCGATCGTTCGGGAACTGAACCGCGGCGGACAGATCTTTTTTGTCCACAACCGCATTGGCGATATGCCCCAACTGGTCGAAAAGCTGAAATCGATCGTGCCGGAGGTACGCATTGGAATCGGGCACGGCCAGATGGCCGAAGGTCAACTCGAACAGGTCATGGTGGACTTTATCGAACACAAGTTCGACATGTTGGTGGCGACCACGATCGTTGAAAGCGGCTTGGACATTCCGAATGCGAACACGATGTTCATTGACGATGGTGATCGGTACGGACTTAGCGAGTTGCACCAACTTCGCGGGCGTGTTGGCCGGTACAAGCATCAAGCGCACTGCTACCTGATCGTTGCCAAGCACAAACACCTGTCGCCCGAGTCGTCCAAGCGTCTGCGTGCGATCGAAGAATTCAGCCAGATGGGCGCTGGCTTTGCGATTTCGATGCGTGACTTAGAAATCCGTGGCGCGGGCAATCTGCTGGGGTCACAGCAATCCGGTCACATCGCCGCCGTCGGATACGAACTTTATTGTTCGTTGTTAGAAGACGCCGTACGCACCCTGCAAAAGTTGCCGCCCAAGTTGTCGGCCGATGTCGACATTGATCTACCCGTCGAAGCCTATCTGCCCGACGACTACGTACCGGACCTTCGCCACAAGATCGATCTGTATCGCCGGATCGCCAAGATCAACAACGCATCCGAGATCGTCACGATCCGCGAGGAACTGAAGGACCGATTCGGCGAACCACCCGAAGCCGCCAAACGCATGCTGGAGATTGCCGAGCTGCGGATGGACGCAGCAGCATGGCAAATTGCAGCCATCACGACCAACGATCGATTCATTGTCCTCCACTACACCAACCGGCAACGAATCGAACAACTCGAAAAGAATACTCAGATTCCCATTCGCATCGTTGACAACAAACGCGCCTACATTCCCACCAAGGCGTACAACATGAACGTCGATTCCGCCGGAACCAGCTGGCTGCAACTGGCTCGCGCGGCCCTTCACTTGGGATAG
- a CDS encoding outer membrane protein assembly factor BamB family protein, which translates to MKRFAFQLSALPVMMLAIGLGGEASPAIADWPAFLGGQAKDQIEKFSPPIEWSPTENIAWQAAITGYGQSSPVIVGDHVYVTAVDGPMKESNLVACYSLADGTKRWEKSFPSSLQVKNDLYTSRAAPTPTADEAGIYAFFESGNMVALTPTGDLRWERDLMADYGKFDGRFGLGGSLVQNDSSVFVLADNDGAAYIAAFDKSSGKTIWKTDRTPRISWSSPTLVPVGDSHHIVVSSSGSVDGYDPVSGALLWTFDDVGGNTVATPIAVGDARFLVGASPGRSGENAEGAKQSNMLMQIVPLPADGATQYVAEVVWRNESATSSFGSPIAYRGYAYYTNRAGVLYCIDLNHGDTAYTSRMPQSNWATPYGIGENVFIFGKSGTTSVIAAGDEINMVAENQLWVASEAEAGETLYGVAPLPDGFLVRTGTRLFRIVAP; encoded by the coding sequence ATGAAACGCTTCGCATTCCAGCTTTCCGCCCTTCCGGTCATGATGCTGGCCATCGGACTTGGCGGCGAAGCATCGCCCGCGATCGCCGACTGGCCCGCGTTCTTAGGTGGACAAGCCAAGGATCAGATCGAAAAGTTTTCGCCACCGATCGAGTGGTCGCCAACAGAAAACATCGCCTGGCAAGCGGCGATCACCGGTTACGGGCAGTCCAGCCCAGTCATCGTGGGCGACCATGTCTACGTCACGGCGGTTGATGGACCGATGAAAGAATCGAATCTGGTCGCTTGCTATTCGCTGGCCGACGGTACCAAGCGATGGGAAAAGTCGTTCCCCAGTTCGCTGCAGGTCAAAAACGATCTCTACACCAGTCGTGCGGCCCCCACACCGACCGCCGACGAAGCGGGCATTTATGCGTTTTTTGAAAGCGGAAACATGGTCGCACTGACTCCCACCGGCGACCTGCGGTGGGAACGGGACCTGATGGCCGACTATGGAAAATTTGACGGCCGCTTTGGACTCGGGGGGTCGCTGGTCCAGAACGACAGCAGTGTCTTTGTACTAGCCGACAACGACGGCGCCGCCTACATCGCAGCGTTCGATAAATCCAGCGGCAAAACCATTTGGAAGACGGACCGAACGCCTAGAATTTCGTGGTCCTCGCCAACCCTTGTCCCCGTCGGCGATTCCCATCACATCGTGGTTTCGTCCTCGGGTTCCGTCGATGGCTATGACCCTGTCTCCGGTGCATTGCTATGGACGTTTGATGATGTGGGGGGCAACACCGTCGCCACGCCGATCGCGGTCGGCGATGCCCGGTTCTTGGTTGGTGCGTCGCCTGGACGTAGTGGCGAGAATGCAGAGGGCGCGAAACAGTCCAACATGCTGATGCAGATTGTTCCACTGCCAGCCGATGGTGCGACACAGTATGTTGCCGAAGTTGTGTGGCGAAACGAATCGGCGACCAGTTCCTTTGGGTCACCGATCGCATACCGCGGCTACGCCTATTACACCAATCGCGCCGGCGTCCTCTACTGCATCGACCTCAACCATGGTGACACCGCCTACACTTCGCGAATGCCACAGTCCAATTGGGCAACGCCGTACGGAATCGGCGAGAATGTATTCATCTTTGGTAAAAGCGGCACCACTTCGGTGATCGCTGCGGGCGACGAAATCAACATGGTCGCCGAGAACCAGTTGTGGGTCGCATCCGAAGCCGAAGCGGGTGAGACTCTGTACGGGGTAGCCCCGCTACCCGACGGCTTCCTGGTCCGCACCGGCACCCGTCTGTTCCGAATCGTCGCCCCGTAG
- a CDS encoding aminotransferase class V-fold PLP-dependent enzyme yields the protein MATQSDSTHPDSPNVSSSPSLRELWSLNPDVDFLNHGSFGATPICVQEQQRDWIQQLECDPIEFLGPERSLIPRLDHVRAVVADQVATESSNIAFVRSATDGVNAVLRSMSFRAGDQILITSHGYNACNNAARFVADRSSAEVVIAELPFPIHAATEVIDAFESSITSRTKLVLVDHVTSSTALVLPIAEIVDLAHRRGAKVLVDGAHAPGLLPVDLAAISADFYTANHHKWWCAPKASGFLMVCPESQSDIHPTVISHGANTRGLGDSRFQSEFNWQGTYDPSSLLSLPGALQFLNQLHPNGMPAVMENNRALALAGRRLILETLGSAEPAPESMIGSMATIPVHALDAMNDNQLDAFRRDLFHVHRIEMPVIRIADGPTCVRISAHAYNDLDQYRRLADVLKAV from the coding sequence TTGGCAACGCAATCTGATTCGACCCATCCGGACTCACCGAACGTATCCAGCAGTCCATCACTGCGCGAACTTTGGTCACTGAACCCGGACGTCGATTTTTTGAATCACGGGTCTTTCGGTGCCACACCGATCTGCGTTCAGGAACAACAACGCGATTGGATTCAGCAGCTGGAATGCGATCCGATCGAGTTTTTGGGACCCGAGCGCAGTTTGATTCCTCGCTTGGACCATGTTCGGGCAGTCGTGGCGGATCAGGTTGCCACCGAATCGTCCAACATCGCTTTTGTGCGCAGCGCGACCGACGGTGTGAATGCGGTGCTTCGATCGATGTCATTCCGCGCTGGTGACCAAATTCTGATCACCAGTCACGGCTACAACGCCTGCAACAATGCCGCTCGATTCGTGGCCGATCGATCGTCGGCAGAGGTGGTGATTGCCGAACTGCCGTTTCCGATTCATGCGGCGACGGAGGTGATCGATGCGTTCGAATCATCCATCACATCACGGACGAAATTGGTGTTGGTCGATCACGTGACCAGTTCGACCGCCTTGGTGCTGCCGATCGCCGAGATCGTCGACCTCGCCCACCGTCGCGGTGCGAAGGTGTTGGTGGATGGTGCCCACGCGCCGGGATTGCTGCCCGTGGACCTTGCCGCGATCTCGGCAGATTTCTATACCGCCAACCACCACAAATGGTGGTGTGCGCCCAAAGCGTCAGGTTTCCTGATGGTTTGCCCCGAAAGTCAATCAGACATCCATCCCACGGTGATCAGCCATGGTGCGAACACGCGGGGATTGGGCGATTCGCGGTTCCAGTCGGAATTCAACTGGCAAGGCACCTACGACCCATCGTCGCTGCTATCGCTACCCGGTGCATTGCAGTTCTTGAATCAGCTGCATCCAAACGGAATGCCCGCGGTGATGGAAAACAACCGTGCCCTCGCCCTGGCCGGTCGTCGATTGATTCTGGAAACGTTGGGCAGCGCGGAACCAGCGCCGGAATCGATGATCGGCAGCATGGCCACCATTCCGGTCCACGCCCTGGACGCCATGAACGACAATCAACTGGACGCATTTCGACGCGATCTATTTCACGTCCATCGGATCGAGATGCCGGTCATTCGAATCGCCGACGGGCCAACCTGCGTGCGGATCTCGGCACATGCTTACAACGATCTGGACCAGTACCGCCGCCTAGCCGATGTGCTGAAGGCGGTTTAG
- a CDS encoding gamma-glutamylcyclotransferase family protein, translating into MNPHVFAYGTLKQGQCRAHLWPAEPISIRPAWIRGCLFDRHDYPAVVAGNGIVVGEIRLFADSDIDRVMTVLDQIEGCHQPGLPNLYDRAVVQAYPYDGEAPDQQTPNAIPMAMANAYFYARDPIADGFRKVVTDGPAVWPTNGSAAK; encoded by the coding sequence ATGAATCCACACGTATTTGCCTATGGCACGCTGAAGCAGGGACAATGTCGGGCCCATCTGTGGCCGGCGGAACCGATCTCCATCCGCCCAGCTTGGATTCGGGGGTGCCTATTCGACCGTCACGACTACCCCGCCGTCGTCGCGGGAAACGGGATCGTCGTCGGTGAAATCCGCCTATTTGCTGACTCGGACATCGATCGCGTGATGACGGTGTTGGACCAAATCGAAGGATGCCATCAGCCAGGACTGCCCAATCTGTACGACCGCGCCGTCGTGCAGGCCTACCCCTATGACGGCGAAGCCCCCGACCAGCAGACCCCAAACGCCATACCCATGGCCATGGCGAACGCCTATTTTTATGCACGCGATCCGATTGCCGACGGGTTCCGGAAAGTCGTCACAGACGGGCCCGCGGTCTGGCCAACCAACGGTTCGGCCGCCAAGTAG